Proteins encoded by one window of Vicia villosa cultivar HV-30 ecotype Madison, WI unplaced genomic scaffold, Vvil1.0 ctg.002553F_1_1, whole genome shotgun sequence:
- the LOC131639202 gene encoding uncharacterized protein LOC131639202 produces the protein MSVLVNGSPSKEFVMAKGLRQGDPLSLFLFVLVAEGLKGLVSKVVDNGEYVGFNINKACCVDILKFADDTLMVGVGSWKQVWTIKAILRGFEIVSGLGINYHKSKLIDINVSDNFLDIASNFYLVEERKKISFSLAPVKVLNEITRLQSNFLWGETVEGTKIHRASWMNVCLPIEKGGLGLRRIRDFNFSLLHKWRWRILGGLEALWYNVLKARYDDINLHVVFNGLISGCIFIVGLKCVAVEGMGEWVNKFWEWDEFGIPNGNSLAAATAV, from the exons ATGTCGGTGTTGGTCAATGGTAGTCCTTCGAAGGAATTTGTGATGGCGAAAGGTTTAAGACAAGGGGACCCTTTATCGCTGTTTCTTTTTGTGCTAGTTGCGGAGGGTTTGAAGGGTTTGGTTAGTAAGGTCGTGGACAATGGCGAGTATGTaggttttaatattaataaagctTGTTGTGTAGATATTCTaaaatttgcggatgacactttaaTGGTGGGAGTGGGAAGTTGGAAGCAAGTTTGGACGATCAAAGCTATTTTAAGGGGTTTTGAGATAGTATCGGGGCTTGGGATTAATTATCACAAGAGTAAGCTTATTGACATCAATGTTAGTGACAACTTCTTGGACATTGCTTCTAATTTTTATCTTGTAGAAGAGAGGAAAAAGATTTCATTTTCCTTG GCTCCCGTGAAAGTTTTAAATGAAATTACAAGGTTGCAAAGTAACTTTCTTTGGGGAGAAACGGTGGAAGGTACGAAAATTCATCGGGCAAGTTGGATGAATGTTTGTCTTCCTATCGAGAAGGGTGGTCTTGGGTTGAGAAGAATCCGCGATTTTAATTTTTCTCTTCTTCacaaatggagatggagaatttTAGGAGGTTTAGAAGCTTTATGGTACAATGTTTTGAAAGCTAGATACGACGATATTAATTTACATGTG GTGTTTAATGGACTTATTTCCGGATGCATTTTTATTGTTGGATTGAAGTGTGTGGCGGTGGAGGGAATGGGCGAATGGGTCAACAAATTTTGGGAGTGGGATGAGTTCGGCATCCCAAACGGTAACAGCCTGGCAGCTGCTACTGCAGTGTAG